A stretch of the Pseudalkalibacillus hwajinpoensis genome encodes the following:
- a CDS encoding heavy metal translocating P-type ATPase, whose product MEKTSCCSSALQNEYKQEADQCCSSNTDVTEDTKSEKTSCCSSEQQTLEKTDAHSPETSDEKKTYQVHGMDCPACAKTIEKTLSKLKNLTEVKVNYSTAKLQVAASSVDAFTPVEAEIKKLGYSVELINQKKNYRTFHIEGMDCGSCAKSIENHLNTLPTVNDVSVNFSTGKMKIDASTHEESIMKEVSKIGFKAVPDTKKPTQPKKKNENASVIVSGSLIALGFISSFTIIPSIVSIILYAIAIVISGIKPVRSAFYAIKSRSLDMNVLMSAAAIGAALIGEWLEGAVVVWLFAIGNYLQTKSIEQTRNSIRNLMDLAPPEAWVKAGSEMVKKPVERITVGETIVVKPGDKLPLDGKIIQGESSVNQAPITGESIPVDKGIGDTVYAGSINEHGSLEIKVTKLADDTTIAKIIHLVEEAQEQKAPTEAFIDKFAAIYTPIVFVLALVVMVLPPLLSIGTWGEWFYRGLELLVIACPCALVISTPVAIVSAIGNAAKNGVLIKGGTFLEKAGAITAVAFDKTGTLTEGKPKVSDIKASNGSEQELLSIALTLENHSTHPIAKSIVNYANNKGIQPQHGELFRTIVGKGVQATINGTIYYAGNPKLFDELSVPLTDIEKDVQEMQRNGKTVVIIGTHQGILGTIAVSDTIRNTSAVALHALQQNGIKQTVMLTGDNEGTAKTIASEAIVNRYFAELFPEDKVDAIKKLQQEGYKVAMVGDGINDAPALATADLGIAMGGAGTDTAMETADIILMADNLDQLPHTMKLSQKALRIIKQNIWFSIIIKVIALALIFPGWLTLWIAVLSDTGAALIVILNALRLLKFKH is encoded by the coding sequence ATCGAAAAAACAAGCTGTTGCAGTTCTGCTCTTCAAAATGAATACAAGCAAGAAGCGGATCAGTGTTGCAGTAGTAACACTGATGTAACTGAAGACACCAAGTCAGAAAAAACAAGCTGTTGCAGTAGCGAACAACAGACTCTAGAGAAAACAGACGCTCATTCCCCCGAAACTTCTGATGAGAAAAAGACTTATCAAGTTCATGGAATGGATTGCCCTGCCTGTGCGAAAACCATTGAAAAAACGTTAAGTAAATTAAAGAATTTAACTGAGGTAAAGGTCAATTACAGTACAGCAAAACTGCAAGTAGCCGCAAGTTCTGTAGATGCCTTTACTCCGGTTGAGGCAGAGATCAAAAAACTCGGGTATTCCGTTGAACTGATCAATCAGAAAAAGAATTATAGAACTTTTCATATTGAAGGAATGGACTGCGGCAGCTGTGCCAAAAGTATCGAAAATCACCTTAACACCTTGCCAACCGTTAATGATGTGAGCGTTAATTTTTCCACGGGGAAAATGAAGATTGACGCTTCTACTCATGAGGAAAGCATTATGAAAGAAGTTTCCAAAATTGGATTCAAAGCGGTTCCAGATACTAAAAAACCAACACAGCCTAAGAAGAAAAATGAAAATGCTTCAGTGATCGTTTCTGGTAGTTTAATAGCGCTAGGGTTCATAAGTTCCTTTACGATCATCCCTTCAATCGTCTCAATCATTTTATACGCCATTGCGATTGTGATCAGTGGAATTAAACCAGTTAGAAGTGCCTTCTATGCAATCAAAAGTCGCTCACTCGACATGAACGTTCTCATGTCTGCCGCTGCGATTGGCGCTGCGTTAATCGGAGAATGGCTTGAAGGGGCTGTCGTGGTTTGGCTGTTTGCTATCGGAAACTACCTGCAAACAAAATCCATTGAACAAACGAGAAATTCGATTCGTAACTTGATGGATCTAGCTCCTCCAGAAGCTTGGGTTAAAGCTGGTTCAGAAATGGTGAAGAAACCTGTAGAGCGTATTACTGTTGGTGAAACTATCGTCGTTAAACCAGGTGATAAACTACCATTGGACGGGAAAATCATTCAAGGAGAATCGAGCGTAAATCAGGCTCCGATTACAGGTGAATCAATTCCTGTTGATAAAGGAATCGGCGATACCGTCTATGCTGGATCCATTAATGAACACGGCTCTCTTGAGATTAAAGTTACGAAGTTAGCTGACGATACGACGATCGCCAAAATTATTCATCTCGTTGAAGAAGCACAGGAACAGAAAGCGCCAACAGAAGCCTTCATCGATAAATTCGCAGCAATTTATACACCGATCGTGTTCGTGCTCGCCTTAGTCGTAATGGTTTTACCACCATTACTCAGCATTGGAACATGGGGAGAATGGTTTTATCGAGGGCTTGAATTACTCGTTATCGCTTGTCCATGTGCACTCGTTATTTCAACACCTGTTGCGATCGTGTCAGCAATTGGAAATGCTGCTAAGAACGGCGTGTTAATTAAAGGCGGTACGTTTTTAGAAAAAGCAGGTGCGATCACCGCTGTTGCATTTGATAAAACAGGAACATTAACAGAAGGTAAACCGAAAGTATCTGACATTAAGGCGTCAAACGGATCAGAACAAGAATTACTATCCATTGCCTTAACATTAGAAAATCATTCCACTCACCCGATTGCAAAATCGATTGTAAACTATGCAAACAATAAAGGCATACAACCACAGCATGGTGAGTTGTTTCGAACGATCGTCGGAAAAGGCGTTCAAGCCACAATCAATGGCACGATCTATTACGCTGGGAATCCAAAATTATTCGATGAACTATCTGTTCCTTTAACAGATATAGAAAAAGATGTGCAAGAAATGCAGCGTAACGGTAAAACCGTCGTCATTATCGGAACACACCAAGGAATTCTTGGGACGATTGCCGTCTCTGATACAATCCGAAATACATCTGCCGTGGCTTTACACGCATTACAACAAAACGGCATCAAACAAACGGTCATGCTAACAGGAGATAATGAAGGAACGGCCAAAACAATTGCTTCAGAAGCAATTGTGAATCGTTATTTTGCGGAGCTATTTCCTGAAGATAAAGTAGACGCCATTAAGAAGCTACAACAAGAAGGGTACAAGGTAGCTATGGTTGGAGATGGTATCAATGACGCTCCTGCACTCGCAACTGCCGACCTAGGGATTGCGATGGGTGGCGCTGGAACTGACACAGCGATGGAGACAGCCGATATTATTCTTATGGCTGATAACCTTGATCAACTTCCACATACAATGAAGTTAAGCCAAAAAGCATTAAGAATTATTAAACAAAACATCTGGTTCTCGATCATTATTAAAGTGATCGCGCTTGCCCTCATCTTCCCTGGCTGGCTCACACTTTGGATTGCTGTATTAAGCGATACCGGCGCAGCCTTAATCGTTATCTTAAATGCACTCAGATTATTGAAATTTAAGCATTAA
- a CDS encoding ArsR/SmtB family transcription factor, with protein MQIVDIDMKVKLIHGFSNKTRIQILESIKDVEKTVSEIVQEVNGNQSNISQHLACLKGCGIIVGRNEGKYCYYSLRNQQIRDLLTMFDLILDDVENDVACCERHVD; from the coding sequence ATGCAAATTGTTGATATTGATATGAAAGTAAAGCTTATTCACGGGTTTTCTAATAAAACACGAATTCAAATTCTTGAGAGCATAAAGGATGTTGAAAAAACCGTTTCTGAGATTGTTCAAGAAGTAAATGGAAACCAGTCAAACATTTCACAGCATCTTGCTTGTTTGAAAGGTTGCGGGATTATAGTAGGTCGAAATGAAGGAAAGTATTGCTACTACAGTTTAAGAAACCAACAAATTCGAGATCTACTCACTATGTTCGATCTCATACTAGATGATGTTGAAAATGATGTAGCTTGCTGTGAACGTCACGTTGATTAG
- a CDS encoding GNAT family N-acetyltransferase, whose amino-acid sequence MNFSVAEKEVHQSTYATAVSYGDKVIGMARIVGDGVMYFYIQDFVVHPLHQGMGVGKLLMNQLFYYLKEYAPTQAFIGLFATEEGSHLYKQFGFEQPGDMNGMFRLTPIES is encoded by the coding sequence ATGAATTTTTCTGTGGCGGAAAAGGAGGTTCATCAATCTACTTATGCAACGGCGGTATCCTATGGAGATAAAGTTATTGGCATGGCTCGTATCGTTGGTGATGGAGTGATGTATTTTTATATTCAGGATTTCGTCGTTCACCCTCTGCATCAGGGAATGGGAGTAGGGAAACTGTTAATGAACCAGCTTTTCTACTATTTGAAGGAATATGCTCCTACGCAAGCCTTCATCGGTCTTTTTGCAACAGAGGAGGGAAGTCACTTATATAAGCAGTTTGGCTTTGAACAACCGGGTGATATGAATGGAATGTTTCGCTTAACCCCTATTGAATCATAA